A DNA window from Aythya fuligula isolate bAytFul2 chromosome 4, bAytFul2.pri, whole genome shotgun sequence contains the following coding sequences:
- the C4H4orf19 gene encoding uncharacterized protein C4orf19 homolog, producing the protein MGCRCCKMIQSYIFDPEEVQSPGCIHEAKSYKRDEQSSNKFKFKHNSEIQDHKNELQKDELNGTEHKNRVNSTQGTLGNHEGNASQEDGLRRCVTKPDVAVNGGSSCAGAHPGLGPNTNPVKEASEQGTSSQSAEPPSASTRDFHTHLNECGQELDIGVGSHKKAACSEPNSIQDGKAQAAEHSAFLRGTAMLETKNTTIQLPDIDCHQNGNRPRNYVEKDSFPVNCAHSDQVTRPSATQVQGLCVTPPSHTKESSIEPFKTDSVGLSKDVLDGITATAVSTALQAPPHPSHKDINGEIEEEDAEVAAALAALEAATAGEDLEDDDEY; encoded by the exons ATGGGGTGCAGGTGCTGCAAAATGATACAAAG CTATATTTTTGATCCAGAAGAAGTACAGTCACCTGGATGCATTCACGAAGCAAAAAGCTACAAACGGGATGAGCAAAGCAGCAACAAATTCAAATTCAAGCACAATAGTGAAATTCAGGATCACAAAAATGAACTCCAGAAGGATGAGCTAAATGGAACAGAACACAAGAATCGGGTAAATAGCACACAGGGAACCCTCGGGAACCATGAAGGCAATGCTTCTCAAGAGGATGGCCTCAGGAGGTGCGTCACAAAGCCTGATGTTGCAGTCAACGGTGGCAGCTCATGCGCTGGAGCACACCCTGGTCTCGGTCCCAACACAAACCCAGTGAAAGAAGCCAGTGAGCAGGGGACCTCCAGCCAGTCAGCAGAGCCTCCTTCAGCCAGCACTAGAGACTTTCATACCCACCTGAATGAGTGCGGCCAAGAGCTTGACATAGGAGTAGGCAGCCACAAGAAGGCAGCCTGCAGTGAGCCAAACAGTATTCAGGATGGGAAGGCCCAGGCTGCAGAACATAGTGCCTTTCTCAGAGGAACTGCAATGCTGGagacaaaaaacaccaccataCAACTGCCAGATATAGATTGTCACCAAAATGGCAACAGACCGAGGAACTATGTTGAAAAAGATAGCTTTCCGGTCAACTGTGCGCATTCAGACCAAGTCACCAGGCCTTCAGCCACACAGGTCCAGGGCCTCTGTGTAACACCACCTTCACACACGAAGGAAAGCAGTATTGAACCTTTTAAAACTGACTCTGTAGGTTTGAGCAAGGATGTTCTTGATGGTATCACTGCCACGGCTGTGAGCACAGCACTACAGGCACCCCCACACCCCAGCCACAAAGACATCAACGGAGAAATTGAGGAGGAAGATGCAGAagtagcagcagctctggctgcactGGAAGCTGCAACTGCAGGCGAAGACCTGGAGGATGATGATGAATACTAG